In Aquabacterium sp. OR-4, the following proteins share a genomic window:
- a CDS encoding LacI family DNA-binding transcriptional regulator, producing the protein MTTLVDVARQAGVTAATVSNVMRGRGKVGEATRERVLAAARELGYRPNLMARALVEGRPSTIALMVSSIANPFYPEFALEVERAARRQGYFLLVCNTNDDPEQERAYLDAVGGALASGVIVMNADFVDADELIALRQRGMPMVLGMWERPQEPPPIPSIAVDMEQAGVLAAEHLLKLGHRQFGAIVGSEASGNHRWRFRGFEQTLARAGLPLPPAQVRYGRDSIDDGRNAAHSLLAAVPGITAVFASNDLPALGVLQAAVDLGIEVPAELSVVGVTDIQLAHQMRPALTTIAVPTADAARLAVQLLLDEIAQRGDGPAPMLVAEPPRLLVRATTAKPRRERQP; encoded by the coding sequence ATGACCACCCTCGTTGACGTGGCCCGCCAGGCCGGCGTGACCGCCGCCACCGTCTCGAACGTGATGCGCGGGCGCGGCAAGGTGGGCGAGGCCACCCGCGAGCGCGTGCTGGCCGCCGCGCGCGAGCTGGGCTACCGGCCCAACCTGATGGCCCGCGCACTGGTCGAAGGCCGGCCATCCACCATCGCGCTGATGGTCAGCAGCATCGCCAACCCGTTCTACCCCGAGTTCGCGCTCGAGGTCGAACGCGCGGCGCGGCGCCAGGGCTACTTTCTGCTGGTGTGCAACACCAACGACGACCCCGAGCAGGAGCGCGCCTACCTCGACGCCGTGGGCGGTGCACTGGCCAGCGGCGTGATCGTGATGAACGCCGATTTCGTGGATGCCGACGAGCTGATCGCGCTGCGCCAGCGCGGCATGCCCATGGTGCTGGGCATGTGGGAGCGGCCGCAGGAGCCGCCGCCCATCCCCAGCATCGCGGTCGACATGGAGCAGGCCGGCGTGCTGGCCGCCGAGCACCTGCTGAAGCTGGGCCACCGCCAGTTCGGTGCCATCGTCGGCAGCGAGGCCAGCGGCAACCACCGCTGGCGCTTTCGCGGCTTCGAGCAGACCCTGGCGCGCGCCGGCCTGCCGCTGCCGCCGGCCCAGGTGCGCTACGGCCGCGACAGCATCGACGACGGCCGCAACGCGGCGCACAGCCTGCTGGCCGCCGTGCCCGGCATCACCGCGGTGTTTGCCAGCAACGACCTGCCGGCGCTGGGCGTGCTGCAGGCGGCGGTAGACCTGGGCATCGAGGTGCCGGCCGAGCTGTCGGTGGTGGGCGTCACCGACATCCAGCTTGCCCACCAGATGCGCCCGGCCCTGACCACCATCGCCGTGCCCACCGCCGATGCCGCGCGCCTGGCCGTGCAGCTGCTGCTCGACGAGATCGCGCAGCGCGGCGACGGCCCGGCGCCGATGCTGGTGGCCGAGCCGCCGCGTCTGCTGGTGCGCGCCACCACCGCCAAACCACGCCGCGAGCGCCAACCATGA
- a CDS encoding glycoside hydrolase family 53 protein, whose product MTLNRRQLSLGLATAAWLPGQANANANANACPPAVTQHARGFIVGADVSMLEAVEHGGGRFADAQGRPAEALGLLHGAGFDWGRLRLWHTPVNADDVREGERLVSRRGEPVGGGSNDLALTIRLARRLRQQGMKWLLDIHYSDFWADPAHQRKPQAWRTLSGTALADAVQAYTTEVLLRLHEAGVTPDMVQLGNEINGGMLWPDGKTWRETPDEAIGGMSGFLALMAAAVRGWQAAEARIGQRVPVMVHLAHQGDGRSRETFERMFDALRDSGARMDVIGLSWYPYFHDDLASLRANLQHLSARYGKPLVVVETAYGWQLDHPVGGAAIFNAEAQRKSGYPATPAGQQALLQDVARAVADTPQGLGVFYWEPAWLAVPGAGWRTNDINGWANQTLFDARGRALPGLQALRAAAPRCR is encoded by the coding sequence ATGACCCTCAACCGCCGCCAGCTGAGCCTGGGCCTGGCCACGGCCGCCTGGCTGCCGGGCCAGGCCAACGCCAACGCCAACGCCAACGCCTGCCCACCCGCCGTCACCCAGCATGCGCGGGGCTTCATCGTGGGCGCCGATGTCTCGATGCTGGAGGCGGTTGAGCACGGCGGCGGGCGTTTTGCCGATGCCCAGGGCCGCCCGGCCGAGGCGTTGGGGCTGCTGCACGGCGCCGGCTTCGACTGGGGCCGGCTGCGCCTGTGGCACACCCCGGTGAACGCCGACGATGTGCGCGAGGGCGAGCGCCTGGTCTCGCGCCGCGGCGAGCCGGTGGGCGGCGGCAGCAACGACCTGGCGCTGACCATCCGCCTGGCCCGGCGCCTGCGCCAGCAGGGCATGAAGTGGCTGCTCGACATCCACTACAGCGACTTCTGGGCCGACCCCGCCCACCAGCGCAAGCCGCAGGCCTGGCGCACGCTCAGCGGCACGGCGCTGGCCGACGCGGTCCAGGCCTACACCACCGAGGTGCTGCTGCGCCTGCACGAGGCCGGCGTGACGCCCGACATGGTGCAACTGGGCAACGAGATCAACGGCGGCATGCTGTGGCCCGACGGCAAGACCTGGCGCGAGACGCCCGACGAGGCCATCGGCGGCATGAGCGGCTTTCTGGCGCTGATGGCCGCCGCGGTGCGCGGCTGGCAGGCCGCCGAGGCGCGCATCGGCCAGCGTGTGCCGGTGATGGTGCACCTGGCCCACCAGGGCGACGGCCGCAGCCGCGAGACCTTCGAGCGCATGTTCGATGCGCTGCGCGACAGCGGCGCGCGCATGGATGTCATCGGCCTGAGCTGGTACCCCTATTTCCACGACGACCTGGCCAGCCTGCGCGCCAACCTGCAGCACCTGTCTGCCCGCTACGGCAAGCCGCTGGTGGTGGTGGAAACCGCCTACGGCTGGCAGCTCGATCACCCGGTGGGCGGCGCGGCGATCTTCAACGCCGAGGCCCAGCGCAAGTCGGGCTACCCGGCCACGCCGGCCGGCCAGCAGGCCCTGCTGCAGGACGTGGCCCGCGCCGTGGCCGACACGCCGCAGGGCCTGGGCGTCTTCTACTGGGAGCCGGCCTGGCTGGCCGTGCCCGGTGCGGGCTGGCGCACCAACGACATCAACGGCTGGGCCAACCAGACGCTGTTCGATGCCCGCGGCCGCGCGCTGCCGGGCCTGCAGGCCCTGCGCGCCGCGGCACCACGCTGCCGCTGA
- the cadR gene encoding Cd(II)/Pb(II)-responsive transcriptional regulator, whose amino-acid sequence MKIGELAAAHQVPVETLRYYEREGLLPAPARSEGNYRIYGPAHAERLAFIRHCRSLDMALDEIRVLLRFKDSPDDHCADVNGLLDRHIAEVATRLRELRQLDKQLKALRALCDSGRDAAHCGILHGLAQAARKA is encoded by the coding sequence ATGAAGATCGGTGAACTGGCCGCGGCCCACCAGGTGCCGGTGGAAACGCTGCGCTACTACGAGCGCGAAGGCCTGCTGCCCGCCCCGGCGCGCAGCGAGGGCAACTACCGCATCTACGGCCCGGCGCATGCCGAGCGGCTGGCCTTCATCCGCCACTGCCGCTCGCTGGACATGGCGCTGGACGAGATCCGCGTGCTGCTGCGCTTCAAGGATTCGCCCGACGACCATTGCGCCGATGTCAACGGCCTGCTCGACCGCCACATCGCCGAGGTGGCCACGCGGCTGCGCGAACTCAGGCAGCTGGACAAGCAGCTCAAGGCCTTGCGTGCCTTGTGCGACAGCGGGCGCGACGCGGCGCACTGCGGCATCCTGCATGGACTGGCGCAGGCGGCGCGCAAGGCCTGA
- a CDS encoding GNAT family N-acetyltransferase, with the protein MTPPSSSPLLRTAVPADAAACVLLRGQTRENAVSVERLRSLGITVDSWAQDIAEGRLWGVIAEGPAATMHGYCFGDCASGEVVVLALRPEAEGAGLGRALLQAVVQQLRGQGHARLFLGCASDPAVRSHGFYRHLGWRSTGRIDRLGDEELELLD; encoded by the coding sequence ATGACCCCGCCCTCCTCCTCGCCGCTGCTGCGCACCGCCGTGCCCGCCGATGCCGCCGCCTGCGTGCTGCTGCGCGGCCAGACGCGTGAAAACGCGGTGTCGGTCGAGCGCCTGCGCAGCCTGGGCATCACGGTGGACAGCTGGGCGCAAGACATCGCCGAGGGGCGCCTGTGGGGCGTGATCGCCGAAGGCCCGGCCGCCACGATGCACGGCTACTGCTTTGGCGACTGCGCCAGTGGCGAAGTGGTGGTGCTGGCGCTGCGCCCCGAGGCCGAAGGCGCCGGCCTGGGCCGCGCCCTGCTGCAGGCCGTGGTGCAGCAGCTGCGCGGCCAGGGCCACGCGCGCCTGTTTCTCGGCTGCGCCAGCGATCCGGCCGTGCGCTCGCACGGCTTCTACCGCCACCTGGGCTGGCGCAGCACCGGCCGCATCGACCGCCTGGGCGACGAAGAGCTGGAACTGCTGGACTGA
- a CDS encoding cation transporter, whose amino-acid sequence MSQSCGSHGGCQAPPAARNPRYRRVLWLALWINLAMFAVELAGGLRAGSVSLLADAIDFLGDAANYGVSLLVLGMALQWRARAALFKGLCMGGFGMFVLGRALWAALNGDTPEPITMGAIGSLALVANVAVAWMLYAWREGDANMRSVWLCSRNDAIGNLAVMGAALGVFGTGRAWPDLLVALVMAGLALSASRAVLRQAVGELQAGPEQAPPPA is encoded by the coding sequence ATGAGCCAGTCCTGCGGCAGCCACGGCGGCTGCCAAGCTCCGCCCGCGGCCCGCAACCCGCGCTACCGCCGCGTGCTGTGGCTGGCGCTGTGGATCAACCTGGCCATGTTTGCCGTCGAGCTGGCGGGCGGGCTGCGCGCCGGTTCGGTGTCGCTGCTGGCCGATGCGATCGACTTTCTCGGTGATGCCGCCAACTACGGCGTCTCGCTGCTGGTGCTGGGCATGGCGCTGCAGTGGCGCGCCCGCGCCGCCCTGTTCAAGGGCCTGTGCATGGGCGGCTTCGGCATGTTTGTGCTGGGCCGCGCGCTGTGGGCGGCGCTGAACGGCGACACGCCCGAGCCGATCACCATGGGCGCCATCGGCAGCCTGGCCCTGGTGGCCAATGTGGCCGTGGCCTGGATGCTCTACGCCTGGCGCGAGGGCGACGCCAACATGCGCTCGGTGTGGCTGTGCAGCCGCAACGACGCCATCGGCAACCTGGCGGTGATGGGCGCCGCGCTGGGCGTCTTCGGCACCGGCCGCGCCTGGCCCGACCTGCTGGTGGCGCTGGTGATGGCCGGCCTGGCCCTGAGCGCCAGCCGCGCGGTGCTGCGCCAGGCCGTGGGCGAGTTGCAGGCCGGGCCGGAGCAGGCCCCGCCGCCGGCCTGA